Proteins co-encoded in one Streptomyces roseochromogenus subsp. oscitans DS 12.976 genomic window:
- a CDS encoding DUF7134 domain-containing protein, with the protein MSAQVNTLPLAAQRRLAGRPRLTDALWVGGLTLLDVVTVLDRTPRPPGWGVALRGAQTVPLLWRRTRPRTALVAMTVLYVLFQALGPIHGKVPGRSC; encoded by the coding sequence ATGAGCGCCCAGGTGAACACCCTGCCCCTAGCCGCACAGCGCCGGCTCGCCGGCCGACCACGCCTGACGGACGCGCTGTGGGTCGGCGGTCTCACCCTGCTCGACGTGGTCACGGTGCTGGACCGGACACCGCGGCCGCCCGGCTGGGGTGTGGCACTGCGGGGCGCGCAGACCGTGCCGCTGCTGTGGCGCCGGACGCGTCCGCGGACCGCCCTCGTCGCGATGACCGTGCTCTACGTCCTCTTCCAGGCACTCGGCCCGATCCACGGGAAGGTCCCCGGCCGTTCCTGCTGA
- a CDS encoding nitrilase-related carbon-nitrogen hydrolase codes for MTNTAVPAPTHPTAQPPAPPAPAHRHTWLLLPLGTGTMLFAVGGRWDIAVAAWIFPVLLLRFTRLSRAWSGALWIWLAHLGAAVFWVQESAIGFNALVFAGALALAAVQTLPFLADRLLAHRLRPAPAALVFPAGVAAAEFLITVVSPFGTAYGSLAVTQHADLPLLQVVSVTGPWGIGFLIGYVASTVNRVWDRPSWRGGLVCLAVLLSVLVAGGARLVFFPPQSTTVRIAGVSPSRTVTERLRTTLDRYTDGQGGVAAAPVAAVRPAMTAVEDDLLASTRREAAAGAKIVIWPENAVRTQESQEPAAIAAARAQARRSGIYLEIGVRVYSTTAPAYGRDEALLIDPRGTVLWTYQKAHPVPGSERYTPGDGQVPVVRTPYGRLADVICYDADFPALMRTRADIMLVPAHDWKEYGGAHTAKAALAAVEGGYSLIRQDAEGVSAAYDDEGRVLATADYFATGQQTTAAYVPVRGGTTVYDRVGDTSAWLCLGALAAITVTALVRPRR; via the coding sequence ATGACGAACACAGCCGTACCTGCCCCGACCCACCCGACGGCACAACCGCCCGCGCCGCCGGCGCCGGCCCACCGGCACACGTGGCTCCTCCTGCCGCTCGGCACCGGGACGATGCTCTTCGCGGTCGGCGGCCGGTGGGACATCGCGGTCGCCGCCTGGATCTTCCCCGTCCTGCTCCTGCGCTTCACCCGGCTGAGCCGCGCCTGGTCCGGAGCGCTGTGGATCTGGCTGGCGCACCTCGGGGCCGCCGTCTTCTGGGTCCAGGAGTCGGCGATCGGCTTCAACGCCCTGGTGTTCGCCGGCGCCCTCGCCCTGGCCGCCGTACAGACGCTGCCCTTCCTGGCCGACAGGCTGCTGGCGCACCGGCTGCGACCGGCGCCGGCCGCCCTGGTCTTCCCGGCCGGTGTCGCCGCCGCCGAGTTCCTGATCACCGTGGTGTCTCCGTTCGGCACGGCCTACGGCTCCCTGGCCGTCACCCAGCACGCGGACCTGCCCCTCCTCCAGGTCGTGTCGGTCACCGGCCCCTGGGGCATCGGCTTCCTCATCGGCTATGTCGCGAGCACGGTCAACCGTGTCTGGGACCGCCCCTCCTGGCGCGGTGGCCTCGTCTGCCTCGCCGTCCTGCTGAGCGTCCTGGTCGCCGGCGGTGCCCGGCTCGTCTTCTTCCCGCCCCAGAGCACGACCGTACGGATCGCCGGCGTCAGCCCGTCCCGCACCGTGACCGAGCGGCTGCGGACCACGCTCGACCGGTACACCGACGGCCAGGGCGGCGTCGCCGCAGCGCCCGTCGCGGCGGTGCGGCCCGCGATGACGGCCGTCGAGGACGACCTGCTGGCCTCGACCCGCCGTGAGGCCGCCGCCGGCGCGAAGATCGTGATCTGGCCCGAGAACGCCGTCAGGACCCAGGAGTCGCAGGAACCCGCCGCCATCGCCGCAGCCCGGGCCCAGGCCCGTCGTTCGGGCATCTACCTGGAGATCGGAGTCCGCGTCTACAGCACCACCGCACCCGCCTACGGCCGGGACGAGGCGCTCCTCATCGACCCCCGCGGCACGGTCCTGTGGACCTACCAGAAGGCCCACCCCGTCCCCGGTTCGGAGCGGTACACGCCCGGCGACGGCCAGGTGCCGGTCGTCCGCACCCCGTACGGCCGGCTCGCCGACGTCATCTGCTACGACGCGGACTTCCCGGCCCTGATGCGGACCCGGGCCGACATCATGCTCGTGCCCGCGCACGACTGGAAGGAGTACGGCGGGGCGCACACCGCCAAGGCGGCCCTGGCCGCCGTCGAGGGCGGCTACTCCCTGATCCGTCAGGACGCGGAGGGCGTCTCGGCGGCGTACGACGACGAAGGCCGCGTGCTCGCCACCGCCGACTACTTCGCGACCGGTCAGCAGACCACGGCCGCCTACGTGCCCGTGCGGGGCGGCACCACGGTCTACGACCGCGTCGGCGACACCTCCGCCTGGCTCTGTCTGGGAGCTCTGGCGGCGATCACCGTCACCGCCCTGGTCCGACCCCGCCGGTGA
- a CDS encoding permease encodes MVGAARSVAAAPVGSPPVRRLRPWPLVAALALTAGAAAVLLLAGTRWLNESAVQAWRTVCLAITVQALPFLLLGTALSGAINAFVPAELFTKILPKRAALAVPVAGVAGAVLPGCECASVPVANSLIRRGVTPAAAFAFLLSAPAINPVVLTATAVAFPGNPAMVVARLLASLATAAVMGWLWLWLGKEKWLRGILRHGHTGHRHGHSRWNEFRLGFQHDFLHAGGFLVLGAMAAATFNVAVPRSVLDTFSGSPWLSVLFLAGLAVLLAVCSEADAFVAASLTGFSPTARLAFMVVGPMVDLKLIALQAGTFGRAFAWRFSTATTVVAVTASVLIGGALL; translated from the coding sequence ATGGTTGGCGCGGCCCGAAGTGTGGCGGCCGCGCCCGTCGGTTCGCCGCCCGTACGCCGTCTCCGGCCGTGGCCGCTCGTCGCCGCCCTCGCGCTCACGGCCGGCGCGGCGGCCGTCCTCCTCCTCGCCGGCACGCGGTGGCTGAACGAGTCGGCCGTCCAGGCCTGGCGCACCGTCTGTCTGGCCATCACCGTCCAAGCGCTCCCCTTCCTGCTGCTCGGCACCGCTCTGTCCGGCGCCATCAACGCCTTCGTGCCGGCTGAGCTGTTCACGAAGATCCTGCCGAAGCGAGCCGCCCTCGCCGTGCCGGTCGCCGGCGTCGCGGGAGCGGTGCTGCCGGGCTGCGAGTGCGCCTCGGTCCCGGTCGCCAACAGCCTCATCCGACGGGGCGTCACCCCGGCTGCCGCCTTCGCCTTCCTGCTCTCCGCGCCCGCCATCAACCCCGTCGTACTGACAGCCACCGCCGTCGCCTTCCCCGGCAACCCCGCGATGGTCGTCGCCCGGCTGCTCGCCTCGCTCGCCACGGCGGCCGTGATGGGCTGGCTCTGGCTCTGGCTGGGCAAGGAGAAGTGGCTGCGGGGCATCCTGCGGCACGGGCACACCGGGCACCGGCACGGCCACAGCCGCTGGAACGAGTTCCGGCTCGGGTTCCAGCACGACTTCCTGCACGCCGGCGGCTTCCTCGTCCTCGGCGCCATGGCCGCCGCCACCTTCAACGTCGCCGTGCCGCGCTCCGTCCTCGACACCTTCTCCGGTTCACCCTGGCTCTCGGTGCTCTTCCTGGCCGGGCTCGCCGTGCTGCTCGCGGTGTGCTCGGAGGCCGACGCCTTCGTCGCCGCCTCGCTCACCGGGTTCTCGCCGACCGCGCGGCTCGCGTTCATGGTGGTCGGGCCGATGGTCGACCTGAAGCTGATCGCCCTTCAGGCGGGCACCTTCGGACGGGCCTTCGCCTGGCGGTTCTCCACGGCCACCACCGTGGTGGCGGTCACCGCGAGCGTCCTGATCGGAGGCGCCCTGCTGTGA
- a CDS encoding TIGR03943 family putative permease subunit translates to MKRPAQTLLLTLTGIGLLHTALFTDTYLRYVKAGLRPLLIASGVVLLLLGLAAAALRGERRHAPHDDHGQEHDLGDELGNAHGHDHSGAPRIAWLLFLPALSLLFYAPPALGAYTAARSGSKPVAVQKKGFAPLPAISPLPLTLTDFTKRVQQDRSRAIKGRIVQLTGFVTPAEDDDGWYLTRIIFTCCAADSQSVKIRVYGTDAPPANTWLAVTGTWHPRGALGTRTAQAALDVKTARPTAQPVNAYTDDLPLTPS, encoded by the coding sequence GTGAAACGCCCTGCCCAGACCCTCCTTCTGACGCTGACCGGCATCGGCCTGCTGCACACGGCCCTGTTCACCGACACCTACCTGCGCTACGTCAAGGCCGGCCTACGGCCGCTGCTCATCGCCTCCGGCGTCGTCCTCCTGCTGCTCGGCCTGGCCGCGGCGGCACTCCGGGGCGAACGGCGGCACGCCCCTCACGACGACCACGGCCAGGAACACGACCTCGGCGACGAGCTTGGAAACGCACACGGTCACGACCACTCCGGCGCCCCGCGCATCGCCTGGCTGCTGTTCCTCCCGGCGCTCAGCCTGCTCTTCTACGCGCCGCCCGCCCTCGGTGCGTACACGGCCGCACGCTCGGGCAGCAAGCCGGTGGCGGTGCAGAAGAAAGGGTTCGCTCCGCTGCCCGCGATCTCACCGCTGCCCCTGACCCTCACCGACTTCACCAAGCGCGTCCAACAGGACCGCAGCCGGGCCATCAAGGGCCGTATCGTCCAGCTCACGGGCTTTGTCACGCCGGCCGAGGACGACGACGGCTGGTACCTGACCCGGATCATCTTCACGTGCTGCGCGGCGGACTCACAAAGCGTCAAGATCCGGGTGTACGGCACTGACGCACCGCCCGCGAACACCTGGCTCGCGGTGACCGGCACCTGGCACCCCCGGGGCGCCCTCGGCACCAGGACCGCGCAGGCCGCCCTCGACGTCAAGACCGCCCGCCCCACCGCCCAGCCGGTGAACGCCTACACCGACGACCTGCCGCTCACGCCGTCGTAG
- a CDS encoding pyridoxamine 5'-phosphate oxidase family protein, producing MIRHEEPPHRRIDLGPGEALRLLGTVSLGRIVFTRQALPTVRPVNHVLDDGDIVIRTHEGAALTAHAGQESGKGVVVAYEADAIDPDTHLGWSVVVTGYARLVTDPVDLARVRTLLAPWAPYEDLDHAVRIRPHLVTGVLLTDGVGSGTAATTA from the coding sequence ATGATCCGTCACGAAGAGCCGCCGCACCGGCGCATCGACCTCGGTCCCGGTGAGGCACTGCGACTGCTGGGCACCGTGTCGCTGGGGAGGATCGTCTTCACCCGGCAGGCGCTGCCCACCGTCCGCCCGGTCAACCACGTCCTGGACGACGGCGACATCGTCATCCGTACGCACGAGGGCGCGGCGCTGACCGCGCACGCGGGGCAGGAGAGCGGCAAGGGGGTGGTGGTCGCCTACGAGGCCGACGCGATCGATCCGGACACGCACCTCGGCTGGAGCGTGGTCGTCACGGGCTACGCGCGGCTCGTCACGGACCCCGTCGACCTGGCCCGGGTCCGTACGCTGCTCGCCCCCTGGGCGCCGTACGAGGATCTGGACCACGCCGTGCGCATCCGCCCCCACCTGGTCACGGGCGTGCTCCTCACGGACGGGGTCGGGTCCGGTACGGCGGCTACGACGGCGTGA
- a CDS encoding Rv1733c family protein, with the protein MNRTPPTTVARVRLWRWRRNPLRRHSDVVEAWIVLATWVLAVLGGAVAGLGAAHSADAAFAARQARVHSVSAVLTDSAASSPTSGTGYDDGQVWATVRWTDTHGTVHTDRTKVRPGTPAGSQVTVWTNRAGQVVSAPVTGAAADLQAALTGALVAPSVGAAVWSAGWLVRTRLIRRRMAEWDEEWKQIGPRWGNLSGGRG; encoded by the coding sequence ATGAACCGAACACCTCCCACGACGGTCGCCCGGGTCCGGCTGTGGCGCTGGCGGCGCAATCCGCTCAGACGGCACAGCGACGTCGTAGAGGCCTGGATAGTCCTCGCGACCTGGGTGCTCGCCGTCCTCGGCGGCGCGGTCGCCGGACTCGGGGCGGCCCACAGCGCCGACGCGGCGTTCGCCGCCCGGCAGGCCCGGGTGCACTCCGTGTCCGCCGTGCTCACCGACAGCGCGGCGAGCAGCCCGACCTCAGGGACCGGCTACGACGACGGCCAGGTCTGGGCCACCGTGCGCTGGACGGACACCCACGGCACCGTGCACACCGACCGGACCAAGGTCCGGCCTGGCACCCCCGCCGGATCCCAGGTGACCGTGTGGACCAACCGTGCCGGCCAGGTGGTCTCCGCGCCTGTCACCGGCGCCGCGGCGGACCTCCAGGCAGCCCTCACCGGCGCCCTCGTCGCCCCCTCCGTCGGCGCGGCGGTCTGGAGCGCGGGCTGGCTGGTCCGCACCCGGCTGATCCGGCGGCGCATGGCCGAGTGGGACGAGGAGTGGAAGCAGATAGGGCCTCGCTGGGGCAACCTCAGCGGCGGACGAGGCTGA
- a CDS encoding helix-turn-helix domain-containing protein — translation MDFPRALRACRSGRRLSRLVVEPATRAGTTRRHASFIESGRSVPGRTVVVRLAESLELSLRERNELLPAAGYAPAYPESSPDDPEPAPVRTALDHILRGHLPYPALVVERAGELTAANRAFDVITEGAAPDLAGTGKDVHRLALHPQGPVPRIGNLAECAQHILARLGHLPELRAELTAYVPELEPSTGHLGFAVPLLLHSSFSRLRLMTTVTAFATAVEVTLAELKPQALQPADRPPQEACRQPPHSGLPASGFPGERRRRRRAPAPVRSRPWLPHTRPPHPNGGAPGTPRLGNLP, via the coding sequence GTGGACTTCCCCCGCGCCCTGCGCGCCTGCCGCAGCGGCCGCCGCCTCAGCCGGCTCGTCGTCGAGCCGGCGACGCGGGCGGGCACCACCCGACGTCATGCCAGCTTCATCGAGTCCGGCAGGTCCGTGCCCGGCCGCACCGTGGTCGTACGGCTCGCCGAGTCGCTGGAGTTGTCGCTGCGCGAACGCAACGAGCTGCTGCCGGCCGCCGGTTACGCGCCCGCGTACCCGGAGAGTTCCCCGGACGACCCCGAGCCGGCCCCGGTGCGCACCGCGCTCGACCACATCCTGCGCGGGCATCTGCCGTATCCGGCGCTGGTCGTGGAACGGGCCGGTGAACTGACGGCCGCGAACCGGGCGTTCGACGTGATCACCGAGGGCGCGGCTCCGGACCTCGCCGGCACCGGCAAGGACGTCCACCGGCTCGCGTTGCACCCGCAAGGGCCGGTCCCGCGGATCGGCAATCTCGCCGAGTGTGCCCAGCACATCCTGGCCCGCCTGGGCCACCTGCCCGAGCTGCGAGCCGAACTTACCGCCTATGTACCAGAGTTGGAGCCGTCTACCGGCCATCTCGGCTTCGCCGTCCCGCTGCTCCTGCACTCCTCGTTCAGCAGGCTGCGGCTGATGACGACCGTGACGGCCTTCGCCACCGCCGTCGAGGTCACCCTCGCCGAGCTGAAACCGCAGGCGCTCCAGCCGGCCGACCGGCCGCCACAGGAGGCCTGTCGACAGCCGCCGCACAGCGGCCTGCCAGCCAGCGGCTTCCCGGGGGAGCGGCGCCGCCGGCGGCGTGCTCCGGCGCCCGTCCGGTCTCGCCCCTGGCTTCCGCACACCCGGCCGCCTCACCCGAACGGTGGAGCACCCGGCACCCCGCGTCTCGGTAACTTGCCGTGA
- a CDS encoding FAD-dependent oxidoreductase, whose translation MSTPSSPPGSPALIEVGPGDDRYEALRRGFNQRWIATPDHIVVATSTDDVVAAVNAWLDRHPGTDTPARRITARSGGHCYEDFVCGDDVAVIIDVSAMDRVYYDATMDAYCVEAGASNWHIATQLYRRHGLALPGGSCYSVGAGGHISAGGFGLLSRLHGLTIDHLYAVEVVTVRDRTRAAVTVARKDSTDESLRDLWWAHTGAGGGNFGVITRYWFRDLAPPPAQVLLRTIAWEWKLFEEHPDRFRSLVHRYGRFFQDEHSGGDSDFPWPFDYEDMFTLLKLNHRKAGKVGLIVQLDGDRADSPDRLERFLDYLAPERDYPRSTLDRRTGEHPALEALYIPTRLPWLTATQNLNESGPSRCGKYKSAYHTAAFTERQLQVIYQHLTDPRYANDQALLQVDSYGGRINDIPPDATAVPQRSSVLKLQFQTYWTWDKDANFDGVYDYLDARADPSIAQPHLDWIRSFYADMYKSTGGVPAIAPSAAPPAGHTTDGCYIGYCDADLSDPTMNPPANGQPWHRLYYKDSYQRLQATKAHWDPRNVFRHRQSIRLPGTD comes from the coding sequence ATGTCCACACCCTCCTCCCCACCCGGCTCGCCCGCCCTCATCGAGGTCGGCCCCGGGGACGACCGCTACGAGGCGCTCCGCCGGGGGTTCAACCAACGGTGGATCGCCACCCCGGATCACATCGTCGTCGCCACGAGCACCGATGACGTGGTGGCCGCCGTGAACGCCTGGCTGGACCGCCATCCGGGCACCGACACCCCGGCCCGCCGGATCACGGCCCGCTCCGGCGGCCACTGTTACGAGGACTTCGTCTGCGGGGACGACGTCGCGGTCATCATCGACGTCAGCGCCATGGACCGGGTCTACTACGACGCCACGATGGACGCGTACTGCGTGGAGGCCGGCGCGAGCAACTGGCACATCGCCACCCAGCTCTACCGCCGCCACGGCCTCGCGCTGCCCGGCGGCTCCTGCTACTCCGTCGGAGCCGGCGGCCATATCTCCGCCGGGGGCTTCGGCCTGCTGTCCCGCCTGCACGGCCTCACCATCGACCACCTGTACGCGGTCGAGGTGGTCACCGTACGAGACCGCACCCGTGCCGCGGTGACGGTCGCACGCAAGGACTCCACGGACGAGTCGCTGCGCGACCTGTGGTGGGCGCACACCGGTGCCGGAGGCGGCAACTTCGGTGTGATCACGCGGTACTGGTTCCGCGACCTGGCTCCGCCCCCGGCCCAGGTGCTGCTGCGTACGATCGCCTGGGAATGGAAGCTGTTCGAGGAGCATCCCGATCGGTTCCGCTCGCTGGTGCACCGCTACGGCCGGTTCTTCCAGGACGAACACAGCGGTGGCGACAGCGACTTCCCGTGGCCGTTCGACTACGAGGACATGTTCACCCTGCTCAAGCTGAACCACCGCAAGGCCGGAAAGGTCGGCCTGATCGTGCAGCTGGACGGGGATCGCGCCGACTCCCCGGACCGGCTGGAACGCTTCCTCGACTATCTCGCCCCGGAACGCGACTACCCGCGCAGCACCCTGGACCGCCGGACGGGTGAGCACCCGGCTCTGGAGGCTCTCTACATCCCGACCCGGCTGCCCTGGCTGACGGCCACGCAGAACCTCAACGAATCCGGTCCGAGCCGCTGCGGCAAGTACAAGTCCGCCTACCACACGGCGGCCTTCACCGAACGCCAGCTCCAGGTCATCTACCAGCACCTCACCGACCCGCGCTACGCCAACGACCAGGCCCTGCTCCAGGTGGACTCCTACGGTGGGCGCATCAACGACATCCCGCCGGACGCCACCGCGGTACCGCAGCGCTCCTCGGTGCTCAAACTCCAGTTCCAGACATACTGGACCTGGGACAAGGACGCCAACTTCGACGGTGTCTACGACTACCTGGACGCCCGCGCCGACCCGAGCATCGCCCAGCCCCACCTGGACTGGATCCGCTCCTTCTACGCCGACATGTACAAATCCACCGGCGGCGTACCGGCCATCGCGCCGTCCGCCGCGCCACCGGCCGGCCACACCACCGACGGCTGCTACATCGGCTACTGCGACGCCGACCTCAGCGACCCCACCATGAACCCGCCCGCCAACGGACAGCCCTGGCACCGCCTCTACTACAAGGACAGCTACCAAAGGCTTCAGGCCACGAAGGCCCACTGGGACCCTCGTAACGTCTTCCGCCACCGCCAGTCGATCCGCCTCCCCGGGACCGACTAG
- a CDS encoding M56 family metallopeptidase, with the protein MGIFALLPLILPLTAWPIARLAEQRLHPRTATLLLTGVSTVMALCSTLCLALLMVVGTAQLPGNPLPDGWSDPEVRESVPRHEIAGKAAIPALLAVVASCARALLRHGRVRRRAHAALRGLPRTPVAVLPDTTPYAYALPGGPRDRIVVSTAMLGCLASRERRALFAHERAHLAARHHRHLLLVQLAACANPFLRPLRTAVAYTAERWADEEAAR; encoded by the coding sequence ATGGGAATCTTCGCCCTCCTCCCCCTGATCCTGCCGCTCACGGCCTGGCCGATCGCGCGCCTGGCCGAGCAACGCCTCCATCCGCGCACCGCCACCCTGCTGCTGACCGGCGTCTCCACGGTGATGGCGCTGTGCAGCACGCTGTGTCTGGCGCTGCTGATGGTCGTCGGCACGGCCCAGCTGCCCGGCAATCCCCTGCCGGACGGCTGGTCGGACCCCGAGGTGCGCGAGAGCGTGCCCCGGCACGAGATCGCCGGGAAGGCCGCGATCCCCGCGCTGCTCGCGGTCGTGGCGAGCTGCGCCCGCGCCCTGTTGCGACACGGCCGGGTACGGCGCCGCGCCCACGCCGCGCTGCGGGGGCTGCCGCGCACGCCGGTGGCGGTGCTGCCCGACACCACGCCGTACGCCTACGCCCTGCCGGGCGGTCCCCGCGACCGGATCGTGGTGTCCACCGCGATGCTCGGCTGTCTCGCGTCCCGGGAGCGCCGCGCGCTGTTCGCGCACGAGCGCGCCCATCTCGCCGCCCGGCACCACCGGCACCTGCTGCTGGTCCAACTCGCCGCCTGCGCCAACCCGTTCCTCCGGCCGCTGCGGACCGCGGTCGCCTACACGGCGGAGCGCTGGGCGGACGAGGAGGCGGCCAGGG
- a CDS encoding BlaI/MecI/CopY family transcriptional regulator, translating to MTEPDTRRRRRAQGALETRVLAALHEAGAPVTAGWVREHLAADLAYTTVMTVLARLLAKNAVTRRREGRSFVWLPAADEAGLAALKMRKVLDGEQDRRAVLASFLTALPEGDEQVLRELLDQAADED from the coding sequence GTGACGGAGCCCGACACGCGCCGCCGGCGCAGGGCGCAGGGTGCGCTGGAAACACGGGTGCTCGCGGCGCTGCACGAGGCGGGGGCGCCGGTGACCGCGGGCTGGGTGCGGGAGCACCTGGCGGCCGACCTCGCCTACACGACGGTGATGACGGTGCTCGCGCGCCTGCTGGCGAAGAACGCCGTCACCCGCAGACGTGAGGGCCGGTCGTTCGTGTGGCTGCCCGCCGCGGACGAGGCGGGGCTCGCCGCGCTGAAGATGCGCAAGGTCCTGGACGGCGAGCAGGACCGCCGGGCGGTGCTGGCGAGTTTCCTCACCGCGCTGCCCGAGGGCGACGAGCAAGTGCTGCGCGAACTGCTGGACCAGGCCGCCGACGAGGACTGA
- a CDS encoding TerD family protein, protein MGVSLAKGGNVSLSKEAPGLSAVLVGLGWDVRTTTGAGFDLDASALLLNNSGKVVSDRHFVFYNNLTSPDGSVEHTGDNLTGEGEGDDETLKVNLAAVPAEVDRIVFPVSIHDADARGQSFGQVRNAFIRVVNQSGGAELARYDLSEDASTETAMVFGELYRAGGEWKFRAVGQGYASGLAGIAGDFGVNV, encoded by the coding sequence ATGGGAGTTTCCCTGGCCAAGGGCGGAAACGTGTCGCTGAGCAAGGAGGCACCGGGACTGAGCGCGGTACTCGTGGGACTGGGCTGGGACGTGCGGACCACCACGGGCGCCGGCTTCGACCTCGACGCCTCCGCCCTGCTGCTGAACAACTCGGGCAAGGTCGTCTCCGACCGTCACTTCGTCTTCTACAACAACCTCACCAGCCCGGACGGCTCCGTCGAGCACACCGGCGACAACCTCACCGGCGAGGGCGAGGGAGACGACGAGACCCTCAAGGTGAACCTCGCCGCGGTGCCCGCCGAGGTCGACCGGATCGTCTTCCCGGTGTCCATCCACGACGCCGACGCGCGCGGCCAGAGCTTCGGCCAGGTGCGCAACGCCTTCATCCGTGTCGTCAACCAGTCCGGCGGCGCCGAACTCGCCCGCTACGACCTGTCGGAGGACGCCTCGACCGAGACCGCGATGGTCTTCGGCGAGCTGTACCGGGCCGGTGGCGAGTGGAAGTTCCGGGCCGTCGGGCAGGGCTACGCCTCCGGACTCGCGGGCATCGCGGGCGACTTCGGCGTCAACGTCTGA
- a CDS encoding TerD family protein, with product MSVNLSKGQRISLSKSDGGALTAVRMGLGWQAAPRKGFLAKLAGTREIDLDASALLFAGGQLTDVVFFQHLVSEDGSVRHLGDNLTGGAGAGDDDEVILVDLPRVPGHVDQIVFTVNSFTGQTFTEVQNAFCRLVDERTGQELARYTLSGGGAYTAQIMAKLHRGGSGWQLTALGEPAAGRTFQDLLPAVAAHL from the coding sequence GTGTCGGTCAACCTGAGCAAGGGCCAGCGGATCAGTCTGAGCAAGTCCGACGGCGGTGCGCTGACCGCCGTCCGCATGGGCCTGGGCTGGCAGGCCGCACCGCGCAAGGGGTTCCTGGCCAAGCTGGCCGGCACCCGTGAGATCGACCTGGACGCCTCCGCCCTCCTGTTCGCGGGCGGACAGCTGACGGACGTCGTCTTCTTCCAGCATCTGGTCAGCGAGGACGGCTCGGTGCGGCACCTCGGCGACAACCTCACCGGCGGCGCGGGCGCCGGGGATGACGACGAGGTCATCCTGGTGGACCTGCCGCGCGTCCCCGGCCATGTCGACCAGATCGTCTTCACGGTCAACTCGTTCACCGGGCAGACCTTCACCGAGGTGCAGAACGCGTTCTGCCGGCTGGTCGACGAGCGCACCGGCCAGGAACTCGCCCGCTACACCCTCAGCGGCGGTGGAGCGTATACGGCACAGATCATGGCGAAGCTCCACCGCGGCGGCTCCGGCTGGCAGTTGACGGCCCTGGGCGAGCCGGCCGCGGGACGGACGTTCCAGGACCTGCTGCCCGCCGTCGCCGCCCATCTCTGA
- a CDS encoding GlsB/YeaQ/YmgE family stress response membrane protein: MGIISWIILGLLAGAIAKILLPGRDPGGLIGTTLIGIAGAFVGGWLSSHFLHRPVEKHFFDLYTWGAAIGGSLVLLIGYRLLFGNSRD; the protein is encoded by the coding sequence GTGGGCATCATCAGCTGGATCATCCTCGGCCTGCTCGCCGGAGCCATCGCCAAGATCCTGCTGCCCGGCCGCGACCCGGGCGGCCTGATCGGCACGACGCTGATCGGCATCGCGGGCGCCTTCGTCGGAGGCTGGCTCTCCTCCCACTTCCTCCACCGCCCGGTGGAGAAGCACTTCTTCGACCTCTATACCTGGGGCGCGGCGATCGGTGGCTCCCTGGTGCTGCTCATCGGCTACCGCCTGCTGTTCGGCAACTCCCGCGACTGA